In Microvirga terrae, a single window of DNA contains:
- a CDS encoding amidohydrolase family protein — protein MHVTLTTGAIDCDLHPSVPTIKALMPYLEEHWQDAFIARGIDHFNPMSYPPNAPLTCRPDWRETGVFPGSDLTALQKNALDTFGTRYAICNTVYGGQIATSETMGAAMCRAVNDWIRAEWLDRDHRLRASIVVPPQDPAVAVEEIERCAVDRRFVQIMLPVGVEMMLGRKFYWPIYEAAQRHHLPVGLHAGLMYRFAPTSTGWPSHYLQDYASITQTFEDQLLSLVSQGVFSKFENLTVVLIESGVTWLPGFLWRAVKTWRGVRPEVPWVKESPADIIRRHVRLTAQPIDAPADGAHLGRIMDQIGSDDMLLFATDYPHWQFEDCEALPAGIPSRLIEKIMLENPLRTYTRLEGTVQ, from the coding sequence ATGCATGTCACACTAACGACGGGTGCGATCGATTGCGACCTTCATCCGTCCGTGCCGACCATCAAGGCTCTGATGCCCTATCTGGAGGAGCATTGGCAGGACGCCTTCATCGCGCGGGGCATCGATCACTTCAATCCGATGAGCTACCCGCCCAATGCTCCTCTGACCTGTCGACCGGATTGGCGGGAGACCGGCGTCTTTCCAGGGAGTGACCTTACGGCCTTGCAGAAGAACGCACTTGACACCTTCGGTACACGCTATGCGATCTGCAACACCGTCTATGGCGGGCAGATCGCCACAAGCGAGACCATGGGGGCTGCCATGTGCCGAGCGGTCAACGATTGGATCAGGGCCGAATGGCTCGACCGTGATCATCGTCTGCGGGCGTCGATCGTCGTTCCCCCGCAGGATCCCGCCGTGGCCGTCGAGGAGATCGAGCGTTGCGCGGTCGACCGGCGTTTCGTTCAGATCATGCTCCCCGTCGGCGTCGAAATGATGCTGGGGCGCAAGTTCTACTGGCCGATCTACGAGGCGGCTCAACGGCACCACCTCCCGGTCGGGCTCCATGCCGGCCTGATGTACCGCTTTGCCCCGACCTCGACCGGCTGGCCGTCGCACTACCTGCAGGATTACGCGAGCATCACGCAGACCTTCGAGGACCAGTTGCTGAGCCTCGTGTCGCAGGGCGTGTTCTCCAAATTTGAGAATCTCACGGTAGTCCTGATCGAGTCCGGCGTCACATGGCTGCCGGGCTTTCTCTGGCGCGCCGTGAAGACCTGGCGTGGGGTGCGCCCCGAAGTGCCTTGGGTGAAGGAATCGCCCGCTGACATCATCCGCCGTCATGTGCGGCTCACGGCGCAGCCCATCGACGCGCCGGCCGATGGTGCTCATCTCGGGCGGATCATGGATCAGATCGGGAGCGACGACATGCTGCTTTTCGCAACCGATTACCCCCATTGGCAGTTCGAGGACTGCGAGGCCCTGCCGGCGGGAATACCGAGCCGGCTCATCGAGAAGATCATGCTCGAGAACCCGTTGAGAACGTACACGCGCTTGGAAGGGACAGTCCAATGA
- a CDS encoding SWIB/MDM2 domain-containing protein: MTEAKAAKKPNPALAKPLQPSNELAAVVGSSPLPRTEVVSKVWEYIKANNLQNPANKREILADEKLQAVFGGKSKVSMFEMNKHFAQHLS, from the coding sequence ATGACCGAAGCCAAAGCCGCCAAGAAGCCGAACCCCGCTCTGGCGAAGCCGTTGCAGCCCTCGAATGAACTCGCGGCGGTGGTCGGGTCCTCGCCACTGCCCCGTACCGAAGTGGTGAGCAAGGTTTGGGAGTATATCAAGGCCAACAACCTGCAGAACCCTGCGAACAAGCGGGAAATCCTCGCGGATGAGAAGCTTCAGGCTGTATTCGGAGGCAAGAGCAAGGTCAGCATGTTCGAGATGAACAAGCACTTCGCTCAGCACCTGTCCTGA
- a CDS encoding XRE family transcriptional regulator, which yields MLTTGNQLKAARALIGMDQSDLAERAGVNVNTIRNMEASGIGPIAGRAQNVHLVQAALEAAGIEFLNHGQPGVRVRKQAES from the coding sequence ATGCTGACGACTGGAAATCAACTGAAGGCCGCACGTGCGCTTATAGGGATGGACCAATCCGACCTAGCGGAGCGGGCCGGAGTAAACGTGAACACGATCCGCAATATGGAAGCGTCCGGCATAGGTCCGATAGCCGGACGAGCCCAAAACGTACACCTTGTCCAAGCCGCCCTAGAAGCCGCAGGGATTGAGTTCCTCAATCATGGGCAGCCAGGTGTCCGAGTTCGGAAGCAGGCCGAGTCATAA
- a CDS encoding IS6 family transposase (programmed frameshift) → MFKGRHFDRSVILLCVRWYLAYNLSLRNLEEMMAERGITVDHATIHRWTVHYAPLLLERFNQRKRAVTGKWHVDGTYIKVRGRWMYLYRAIDSNGDTVEFWFSERRNLSAAKQFLRKALKRHGRPERIVIDGSQTNKEAILLCDAESRLQDCSRRRQQAIRIRQSRYLNNRIEQDHRAIKRRVRPMLGLQSAATARVILGGIEMVHMMRKQQAKYACNRQLSLSEQFDMLAA, encoded by the exons ATGTTCAAAGGCCGTCATTTCGATCGCTCAGTGATCCTGCTCTGCGTCCGGTGGTATCTGGCCTACAATCTCAGCCTTCGAAACTTGGAAGAGATGATGGCCGAGCGTGGCATCACTGTCGATCACGCGACCATCCATCGCTGGACCGTGCATTACGCGCCACTGCTGCTGGAGCGCTTCAACCAGCGGAAGCGCGCCGTCACGGGGAAGTGGCACGTCGATG GAACCTATATCAAGGTCCGAGGACGTTGGATGTACTTGTACCGCGCCATCGATAGCAACGGCGACACCGTCGAGTTCTGGTTCAGCGAGCGGCGCAATCTGAGCGCTGCCAAACAGTTCCTGCGCAAGGCCCTCAAGCGGCACGGTCGGCCCGAAAGGATTGTGATCGATGGCAGTCAAACCAACAAAGAAGCGATCCTGTTGTGTGATGCAGAGAGCCGTCTGCAGGATTGCTCAAGGCGCCGGCAACAGGCGATCCGAATCCGGCAGAGCCGCTACTTGAATAACCGAATTGAGCAGGATCATCGCGCGATCAAGCGCCGGGTCCGACCCATGCTCGGGCTCCAGTCCGCGGCCACTGCCCGTGTGATCCTTGGCGGCATCGAGATGGTGCATATGATGCGCAAGCAGCAGGCGAAGTATGCCTGCAATCGGCAGCTATCACTCTCAGAGCAGTTTGACATGCTCGCCGCATGA
- a CDS encoding amidohydrolase family protein — translation MTLLSNALDHTPSTRSRLSVVDCDIHPTLSHPTALHPYLSQVWRDHLDQYGTFHHTIYAGRGTYPRFTPNTARRDAWPPTGGPPGSDLAFMQSQHLDPHDIAFGILEPLVEANVTRNTDLSTAMCAAVNEWQLDVFASKEPRLKASIVVCAEDPVGAVQEIEKHAGDRRFAQVQLGARSLEPIGRKRYWPIFAAAQTAGLPLGFHVGGPSGYAPSASGWPSFYVEDHHVLTHGAQAQVTSMILEGVFELFPKTRVVMIENGFAWAPPLSWRLDRLWSRMRSEVPHVKRPPSEYMREHVWFATQPVEEPERREDLRALFDWIGWDRMMFSSDYPHWDFDDPKRAIQMPMSESEKAMLFRDNAMAFYNLAA, via the coding sequence ATGACCCTGCTCTCGAACGCGCTCGATCACACGCCGTCCACCCGCAGCCGCCTTAGTGTCGTTGATTGCGACATCCACCCGACTCTGAGCCACCCCACGGCTCTTCACCCCTACCTTTCGCAGGTCTGGCGAGATCACCTCGACCAGTATGGAACATTCCACCATACCATCTATGCGGGCCGGGGCACCTATCCCCGCTTCACGCCCAACACCGCGAGGCGAGACGCTTGGCCGCCGACCGGAGGACCACCAGGCTCGGATCTTGCTTTCATGCAAAGCCAGCACCTGGATCCGCACGACATCGCGTTTGGCATTCTGGAGCCGCTCGTCGAGGCCAATGTCACCCGAAACACCGACCTCTCGACTGCCATGTGCGCCGCAGTGAATGAGTGGCAGCTCGATGTCTTCGCATCGAAGGAGCCGCGGCTGAAGGCGTCGATCGTCGTATGCGCGGAGGATCCCGTAGGAGCTGTCCAAGAAATCGAGAAACACGCAGGGGACCGCCGGTTCGCCCAGGTGCAGCTCGGCGCCCGCTCCCTGGAGCCCATTGGGCGGAAGCGCTACTGGCCGATCTTTGCGGCCGCGCAGACTGCGGGGCTCCCTCTCGGCTTCCATGTCGGCGGCCCGTCCGGCTACGCGCCCTCTGCCAGCGGCTGGCCGTCCTTCTACGTCGAAGACCATCATGTCCTGACCCACGGTGCCCAGGCACAGGTGACGAGCATGATCCTGGAAGGCGTTTTCGAACTGTTCCCGAAGACGCGGGTCGTGATGATCGAGAACGGCTTTGCCTGGGCCCCTCCTCTGTCGTGGCGCTTGGACAGGTTGTGGTCGCGGATGCGCAGCGAGGTCCCGCATGTGAAGCGCCCGCCTTCGGAATACATGCGCGAGCATGTCTGGTTCGCAACTCAGCCCGTTGAGGAACCGGAGCGGCGGGAAGATCTGCGGGCTCTGTTTGATTGGATCGGGTGGGACCGCATGATGTTCTCCTCCGATTACCCGCATTGGGATTTCGACGATCCTAAACGCGCGATCCAAATGCCCATGTCGGAGTCCGAGAAGGCGATGCTGTTCCGCGACAATGCCATGGCCTTCTACAACCTCGCCGCCTAG
- a CDS encoding carbohydrate ABC transporter permease gives MASSKRFGSVLSSWVDKHFAILTVMPTLTVTILVFGLPLILSLMLSFQGWSAQQSLFGGRFVGFANYIDLFSDPQFTQALWLTIAYTVITVFLELTIGLGVALLLNKDVPFVKAFRTALIVPMMITPIVASMCWKLLLDPNYGIVDYFIGSPILWLGDPTLARISVGFVNVWQNAPYVAILLLAGLRSLPSEPIEAAAIDGATRFQIFRHVTFPLLTPYIVVALLLRTIFEFRTFDNVWVMTGGGPADATKLLSVYTFMTSFFAFDMSLGAAASWIMLLIVFVFCVLFVAASRRKENAL, from the coding sequence ATGGCCTCCAGCAAGCGCTTTGGAAGCGTATTGTCATCCTGGGTCGACAAGCACTTTGCCATCCTGACGGTCATGCCGACATTGACCGTTACAATCCTTGTGTTCGGTCTGCCTCTGATCCTGTCACTCATGTTGAGCTTTCAAGGATGGAGTGCGCAGCAAAGCCTGTTCGGCGGCCGCTTCGTGGGCTTCGCCAACTATATCGATCTTTTCAGCGACCCTCAATTCACCCAAGCCCTGTGGCTTACAATCGCCTATACGGTGATCACTGTCTTCCTTGAGCTCACAATTGGCTTGGGAGTGGCGCTTCTGCTCAACAAGGATGTTCCCTTCGTCAAAGCATTCCGCACCGCCTTGATCGTACCGATGATGATCACGCCGATCGTCGCGTCGATGTGCTGGAAGCTGCTGCTTGACCCAAACTACGGCATCGTCGATTACTTTATCGGCAGTCCGATCCTCTGGCTCGGCGATCCGACCTTGGCGAGGATCTCCGTCGGCTTCGTGAATGTGTGGCAGAATGCTCCATACGTGGCAATCTTGCTTCTGGCAGGCCTGCGATCCCTGCCGTCGGAACCCATCGAAGCCGCGGCCATCGATGGCGCCACCCGCTTCCAGATCTTCCGGCACGTGACCTTTCCGCTTCTCACCCCGTACATCGTCGTCGCCCTGCTGCTGCGGACCATCTTCGAGTTCCGGACATTCGATAACGTCTGGGTCATGACCGGCGGCGGGCCCGCCGATGCCACGAAGCTTTTGTCGGTCTACACCTTCATGACGTCGTTCTTCGCCTTCGATATGAGCCTCGGCGCCGCCGCATCGTGGATCATGTTGCTCATCGTCTTCGTCTTCTGCGTCCTTTTCGTCGCAGCATCCCGCCGGAAGGAGAACGCCCTATGA
- a CDS encoding peptidoglycan-binding protein: MKKLREVAGISLLLAACPSAQAAEIKVIPEKDIAIVSVEGEFNLRDEDVFTEKVLRLKDAIVMFDSIGGNLIAGIEIGKAIRLKGFSTLVPDDALCASACALAWLGGKTRWAGPEARIAFHAAWKLENGRKTEAGTGNALVGAYLQSLGLSQDAIVFFTSAPPDGAEMLSFQKAELLGVAVKKFEIPPERRQTATKQETPQPSALPDPDASYYDPNARTLYPEAASPASPAETKTVALPPVQRPAYAVRRPEEPVLEPQVLDLASLEAAAQVQRRLQERGFFQGLIDGVWGRRSRVALRDFKIRNGLGSDDRWDLRTQLAIFDDRYTAAPATYVATLSETNVAGLYMPFAAREGASLHPLNPGDALAIQQRLSQLSYYRKVGDGVWGMASRSALTDFKVANGLPANDTWDRTVEEAIKGSSAIPSTDTPFGEWVQQGTACGDPNNQRRLVISSKDVIAGVSTCQFDPPLQRSRDGWRTEGTCVRAGAAASARVHFQLFDGRLVDRSVVGSVATEKPPVFRRCM; the protein is encoded by the coding sequence ATGAAGAAGCTTAGAGAGGTCGCCGGTATCTCTTTGCTTCTTGCTGCGTGCCCAAGCGCCCAAGCCGCGGAAATCAAAGTCATTCCGGAAAAGGATATCGCTATTGTATCGGTCGAGGGTGAGTTCAACCTTCGAGACGAGGATGTGTTCACCGAAAAGGTCTTGCGCCTCAAAGACGCTATCGTGATGTTTGACAGCATCGGTGGCAACCTCATCGCAGGTATAGAAATCGGTAAAGCTATCCGTCTCAAAGGTTTCAGCACCCTTGTTCCTGATGACGCTCTCTGCGCATCTGCATGCGCCCTTGCTTGGCTCGGGGGAAAAACAAGATGGGCTGGACCCGAGGCGCGGATTGCGTTTCACGCGGCTTGGAAGCTGGAGAATGGCAGAAAAACCGAAGCAGGGACAGGCAATGCCTTGGTTGGAGCCTATCTCCAATCCCTCGGACTGAGCCAAGATGCAATCGTCTTCTTCACCAGCGCGCCACCCGACGGCGCCGAGATGCTGAGCTTCCAAAAGGCCGAACTTCTGGGTGTCGCTGTGAAGAAGTTTGAGATCCCGCCGGAGCGCCGGCAGACCGCTACGAAGCAGGAGACCCCGCAGCCCTCGGCACTTCCAGATCCTGACGCAAGTTACTATGATCCGAACGCACGGACTCTTTATCCTGAAGCTGCCAGCCCGGCGTCACCGGCTGAAACCAAGACGGTCGCGCTGCCTCCTGTTCAGAGACCAGCGTACGCAGTACGGCGCCCGGAGGAACCTGTGCTTGAGCCACAGGTCCTAGACCTAGCAAGCCTGGAAGCCGCTGCGCAGGTTCAGCGTCGGCTTCAAGAGCGTGGTTTCTTTCAAGGCCTGATCGATGGCGTATGGGGGCGGAGATCCCGTGTAGCCCTCCGGGATTTCAAAATTCGCAATGGCCTGGGCTCGGATGATAGATGGGACCTAAGAACCCAGCTTGCGATCTTTGACGATCGATATACCGCCGCTCCCGCCACCTATGTAGCCACTCTCTCCGAGACGAATGTTGCTGGGCTATATATGCCTTTTGCAGCCCGCGAAGGAGCGTCCCTGCATCCCTTGAATCCCGGTGATGCTCTGGCGATCCAACAGCGTCTGTCTCAGCTTAGTTATTACCGAAAGGTTGGCGACGGCGTCTGGGGTATGGCCTCACGATCAGCCCTCACGGATTTCAAAGTTGCCAATGGCCTGCCGGCCAACGACACCTGGGATAGGACGGTCGAAGAAGCCATCAAGGGATCGTCTGCAATCCCATCTACGGACACGCCATTTGGGGAGTGGGTGCAGCAGGGAACTGCCTGTGGCGATCCGAACAACCAGCGACGACTTGTTATTTCCTCGAAAGACGTGATTGCGGGTGTCAGCACCTGCCAGTTTGATCCACCGCTACAGCGCTCCCGCGATGGATGGCGCACTGAAGGAACATGTGTACGAGCCGGCGCGGCTGCCTCCGCGCGGGTTCACTTTCAGCTTTTCGATGGGCGCCTCGTTGACCGGTCGGTCGTTGGTAGTGTTGCGACTGAGAAGCCTCCGGTATTCAGACGGTGTATGTAA
- a CDS encoding DNA polymerase/3'-5' exonuclease PolX — MDRELASSPPSAVAAQASKGLDAPAVARLLVEIGQRLVLAGANPYKARAYTRAAEGLLLLSEPLEEVIAGGRLQEIPGVGAALSETIQRLHRDSTTLRLEALRAEVPAGVLELLAIPGLRPQKVLDLYRKLGITSVDELEAAGRQDRLKATKGFGPAFQDKVLANIEFMRRSSGQRLIHRAGEHLSTLEANLRRSHPELTRIVPAGDFRRGTELVSDLALVAETPARSGIEIVDLSEGARVWLADPPHYGVALVLATGSSEHIDELRSLAERRGLRLNRQGLYRGQHLVDCVDEKDVYAALNLPFIEPELREGRGEIALAVARRLPHLVADQDIRGLLHCHTDFSDGSNTLEEMAEATRARSYEYFGVADHSKTASYAGGLSVERVAIQHELADELNRRYQGRFQILKGIESDILEDGSLDYPDAVLARFDFVVASVHSRFRLDAKTQTERIIRAVSNPFTTILGHMTGRLLRRREGYQIDVEKILEACARHGVAVEINAHPSRLDLDWRWHQRALELGCMFSINPDAHSVDELDLTAWGVLMARKGGIPPHRVLNCLGRHELVGYLTRRAMPLNGVNAT; from the coding sequence ATGGACCGAGAACTAGCCTCATCGCCGCCTTCAGCAGTGGCGGCACAGGCCTCCAAGGGCCTGGATGCGCCCGCCGTCGCCCGATTGCTGGTCGAGATCGGGCAGCGGCTCGTGCTCGCGGGTGCGAACCCGTACAAGGCACGCGCCTATACCCGGGCGGCCGAGGGCCTCCTGCTGCTCAGTGAGCCCCTCGAGGAGGTCATTGCGGGAGGGCGGCTCCAGGAGATCCCAGGCGTGGGCGCCGCCCTCTCAGAGACGATCCAGCGTTTGCACCGGGACAGCACCACGCTGCGCCTGGAGGCTCTGCGGGCTGAGGTGCCCGCGGGCGTGCTGGAGCTGCTGGCGATCCCGGGCCTGCGCCCGCAGAAAGTCCTCGACCTCTACCGCAAGCTCGGGATCACCAGCGTCGATGAGCTCGAAGCGGCTGGCCGGCAGGACCGCCTCAAGGCGACGAAGGGCTTCGGTCCTGCCTTTCAGGACAAGGTCCTCGCAAACATCGAGTTCATGCGGCGTTCGTCCGGGCAGCGGCTCATCCATCGCGCCGGCGAGCACCTCAGCACCCTGGAAGCAAACCTCAGGCGGTCGCATCCAGAACTCACCCGCATCGTTCCCGCCGGCGACTTCCGGCGTGGCACCGAGCTGGTGTCGGACCTCGCTCTTGTGGCCGAGACCCCGGCTCGCTCAGGGATTGAGATTGTCGATCTCTCTGAGGGGGCCAGAGTGTGGCTGGCGGACCCGCCGCACTATGGGGTCGCCCTGGTTCTAGCGACAGGCTCGTCCGAGCACATCGACGAACTCCGATCTCTTGCCGAGCGCCGCGGCTTGCGCCTCAATAGACAAGGGCTGTACCGCGGGCAGCACCTCGTTGACTGCGTGGACGAGAAGGACGTCTATGCGGCTCTCAACCTTCCCTTCATCGAGCCCGAACTGCGGGAGGGCAGGGGAGAGATCGCCCTCGCCGTGGCGCGACGATTGCCTCACCTCGTGGCCGATCAGGACATTCGGGGACTTCTGCACTGCCACACCGATTTCTCGGACGGCAGCAACACGCTCGAGGAAATGGCCGAGGCAACGCGGGCCAGAAGCTATGAGTATTTCGGTGTTGCGGATCACTCGAAGACAGCCAGCTATGCCGGTGGGCTCTCAGTCGAGAGGGTCGCTATCCAGCACGAACTCGCGGACGAGTTGAACAGACGCTACCAAGGTCGCTTCCAGATCCTAAAAGGCATCGAGTCCGACATCCTCGAAGACGGCTCGCTCGACTATCCGGACGCGGTCCTAGCTCGCTTCGACTTTGTGGTCGCGAGTGTGCACAGCCGCTTCAGGCTCGATGCCAAGACCCAGACCGAGCGGATAATTCGGGCGGTCTCCAACCCCTTCACGACCATTCTTGGCCACATGACGGGTCGGCTGCTCCGCCGCCGGGAAGGCTATCAGATTGACGTCGAGAAGATCTTGGAGGCATGCGCAAGGCACGGGGTGGCAGTTGAGATCAACGCCCATCCTTCCCGTCTGGATCTGGACTGGCGCTGGCATCAGCGAGCCCTTGAACTCGGGTGCATGTTCAGCATCAACCCGGACGCGCATAGTGTCGACGAGCTCGATCTCACCGCCTGGGGTGTGTTGATGGCCCGCAAGGGAGGCATTCCTCCGCACCGGGTGCTGAATTGCCTGGGGCGTCATGAGCTCGTAGGCTATCTCACCAGGCGGGCTATGCCGCTCAACGGGGTCAACGCAACATAA
- a CDS encoding IS256 family transposase yields the protein MTDDRLPLGELMAKADDGDFLRSVAESVLQILMEADVEGVIGAARYERSGERATYRNGYRDRTLDTRLGTLNLKIPKLRTGAYFPGFLEPRRTVEKALVAVIQEAWIAGVSTRRVDDLVQAMGLSGISKSSVSKLCKDIDERVMSFLQRPLTGDWPYLWLDATYLKVREGGRVVSVAVIVAVSVTTEGRREIVGLHIGPSEAEIFWTDFLRDLVKRGLTGVKLVISDAHEGLKAAIRRVLGATWQRCRVHWTRNALAYVPKAHQTMVAAGLRQAFQQPDQAAARASLSHFADQLHNRWPKLKVFVDDSLDDVLAYMSFPAQHRTKLHSTNPLERLNKEIKRRADVVGIFPNEDSIRRLIGAVLLEANDDWQLQHRYMQIEGMTELATPMINPQALTITPQAS from the coding sequence ATGACCGACGACAGACTACCACTGGGCGAGCTGATGGCGAAGGCCGATGACGGCGACTTTCTGCGCAGTGTCGCCGAAAGCGTGCTCCAGATCCTGATGGAAGCCGATGTCGAGGGCGTGATTGGTGCCGCCCGCTACGAGCGCAGCGGCGAGCGGGCCACCTACCGCAACGGCTACCGCGATCGGACGCTCGACACGCGCCTGGGCACCCTCAACCTCAAGATCCCCAAGCTGCGCACCGGAGCCTACTTCCCGGGCTTCCTCGAGCCGCGGCGCACGGTCGAGAAGGCGCTCGTGGCGGTGATCCAGGAGGCCTGGATTGCCGGCGTGAGCACCCGCCGGGTTGATGATCTGGTCCAGGCCATGGGCCTGAGCGGCATCTCGAAATCCTCGGTGTCCAAGCTCTGCAAGGACATCGACGAGCGGGTGATGAGCTTCCTGCAGCGCCCGCTCACCGGAGACTGGCCGTATCTGTGGCTCGATGCCACCTACCTCAAAGTGCGGGAAGGCGGTCGCGTCGTCTCGGTGGCCGTCATAGTGGCGGTTTCGGTCACCACCGAGGGCCGGCGCGAGATCGTCGGGCTGCACATCGGTCCGAGCGAGGCGGAGATCTTCTGGACCGACTTTCTGCGCGATCTGGTCAAACGCGGGCTCACCGGCGTGAAGCTGGTGATCTCGGATGCGCATGAGGGCCTCAAGGCCGCCATCCGGCGGGTGCTGGGCGCCACCTGGCAGCGGTGCCGGGTGCATTGGACCCGGAACGCGCTCGCTTATGTGCCGAAGGCGCACCAGACCATGGTGGCGGCTGGGCTGCGCCAGGCCTTCCAGCAGCCCGATCAGGCAGCGGCCCGGGCCAGCCTCTCGCATTTTGCCGACCAGCTCCACAATCGCTGGCCCAAGCTGAAGGTCTTCGTCGACGACAGCCTCGATGACGTGCTGGCCTATATGAGCTTCCCGGCCCAGCACCGGACGAAGCTGCATAGCACGAACCCGTTGGAGCGCCTGAACAAGGAGATCAAACGGCGGGCTGATGTGGTGGGCATCTTCCCGAACGAGGACAGCATCAGGCGTCTGATCGGCGCGGTGCTGCTGGAGGCCAATGACGACTGGCAGCTCCAGCACCGTTACATGCAGATCGAAGGGATGACTGAGCTCGCAACCCCCATGATCAACCCGCAGGCCCTGACAATCACCCCACAGGCGAGCTGA
- a CDS encoding carbohydrate ABC transporter permease, which translates to MSVASSRRNRVIGISLTYFGLIMLLVIFIGPLLWVLGLSLKTRAQIFVTPPVLFWTPTFEHYARVLTQADFIASFMNSLTVTSASVALSLVIGVPASYVFARFRFVGSGAVFYSLLLMRMLPPVAILLPIFILFTRLGIANSRIGLIIAYTTFSLPLIVWIMRDFFEGLPKELEEAAYIDGASRMTTFLRIVLPLARPGIVTASILCLLLAWNDFIFAAILTNNATRTLPVLMATYAGAETGTDWGSMTASGVLVVIPVIIFSLMVQRHLVAGLSAGSVK; encoded by the coding sequence ATGAGTGTCGCATCGAGTCGCCGGAACCGTGTCATCGGCATCAGCCTTACATACTTCGGGCTGATCATGCTTCTGGTCATTTTCATCGGACCGCTCCTTTGGGTCCTCGGGTTGTCTCTCAAGACCCGCGCGCAGATCTTCGTCACGCCGCCGGTCCTGTTCTGGACGCCGACATTCGAGCACTACGCCAGGGTGTTGACCCAAGCCGACTTCATCGCGTCCTTCATGAACAGCCTGACCGTGACCTCGGCATCGGTTGCCTTGTCCCTAGTGATCGGCGTCCCGGCCTCCTATGTCTTCGCACGGTTCCGGTTCGTCGGAAGCGGAGCGGTATTTTATAGCCTGCTTCTCATGCGGATGCTTCCACCTGTAGCCATCCTGCTGCCGATTTTCATCCTGTTCACCCGCCTTGGTATAGCCAACAGCCGGATCGGCCTTATCATCGCCTATACGACATTTAGCCTTCCGCTGATCGTCTGGATCATGCGCGATTTCTTCGAAGGGCTGCCCAAGGAGCTCGAGGAGGCGGCCTATATCGACGGTGCTTCGCGCATGACGACGTTCTTACGCATCGTGCTTCCGCTTGCGCGGCCAGGCATCGTCACCGCATCCATTCTCTGTCTGCTTCTCGCTTGGAACGACTTCATCTTCGCGGCCATCCTGACCAACAACGCCACTCGCACCTTGCCTGTCCTCATGGCGACTTATGCAGGGGCCGAGACGGGAACGGATTGGGGATCGATGACGGCCTCAGGTGTTCTCGTGGTCATCCCGGTGATCATCTTTTCCCTTATGGTGCAGCGCCACCTGGTTGCAGGGCTGTCAGCCGGCAGCGTGAAATAG
- a CDS encoding HU family DNA-binding protein, protein MAKAATKTTAKKAPARKAAASQEEPPKTAKTADAVAKRSTKAAAPKASAKAASKGAKKSTGTSAGAILTLRHIAEQLSEVHELPKRQANEMLTQVIEMIAKSLKKGDKIRLSGLGILQVRKRAARTGRNPQTGEPIKIKASKKIAFRPAKELKEAV, encoded by the coding sequence ATGGCGAAAGCTGCAACCAAGACGACAGCCAAGAAGGCGCCGGCCCGCAAAGCCGCCGCATCGCAAGAAGAACCGCCTAAGACGGCCAAGACTGCCGACGCCGTTGCCAAGAGGTCTACGAAGGCTGCAGCACCGAAGGCGTCAGCCAAAGCAGCCTCCAAGGGTGCAAAGAAATCCACTGGCACCTCGGCTGGCGCGATCCTCACCCTGCGCCACATTGCCGAACAGTTGTCGGAAGTGCACGAGCTTCCCAAGCGCCAGGCTAACGAGATGCTGACGCAAGTCATCGAGATGATAGCCAAGAGCTTGAAGAAGGGCGACAAGATCCGCCTGAGCGGTCTCGGCATCCTGCAGGTGCGCAAGCGCGCCGCGCGTACCGGGCGCAACCCGCAGACCGGCGAGCCGATCAAGATCAAAGCCTCCAAGAAGATCGCCTTCCGACCCGCGAAGGAGCTCAAGGAGGCGGTCTAG
- a CDS encoding Rieske (2Fe-2S) protein: MSKHIVAPVTEFLAGTHRLVHVNGRPIAVFNVSGEFFGIANACPHQGGSLCDGHLGSLVTSDAPGEYRLERKGEILRCPWHGWEFDIRSGQSWCDPARIRTRRYQVDVKEGSELVKGPYVADTFPVSVEDRYVVIEV; encoded by the coding sequence GTGAGTAAGCACATCGTGGCTCCCGTCACGGAATTTTTGGCCGGAACCCACAGGCTGGTCCACGTCAATGGTCGACCGATCGCCGTCTTCAACGTCAGCGGCGAATTCTTCGGGATCGCCAACGCTTGCCCGCATCAGGGCGGCAGCCTTTGCGACGGTCATCTCGGCAGCCTCGTGACCTCCGACGCCCCTGGGGAATACCGTCTCGAACGAAAAGGAGAAATCCTCCGCTGCCCTTGGCACGGCTGGGAGTTCGATATCCGGTCGGGCCAGTCCTGGTGCGATCCGGCGAGGATCCGCACCCGGCGTTACCAGGTCGACGTCAAGGAGGGCTCTGAGCTGGTGAAAGGGCCGTATGTCGCCGACACATTTCCGGTGTCGGTCGAAGATCGATATGTCGTCATCGAGGTTTGA